A single window of Flavipsychrobacter sp. DNA harbors:
- a CDS encoding class I SAM-dependent methyltransferase has product MSDITNPAFNYDAQTQDYAAHRQTDPRIAAYIHNALSNAHTILNVGAGAGSYEPEDKYIVAVEPSLNMRLQRLEQNRTPAINAKADALPFDDNSFDASMATITVHHWPDVAKGLQEMRRVTKGAVAILTFDPDALDRFWNKEYMQALINVERQRYPSIASITNALGGHCTVEELPIPLDCVDGFQEAFYGRPEAFLNKEVRKSQSAWGFLQAGEEERIVQRLGEDLASGEWDKKYSSYRTMPQLLGGLRLITAR; this is encoded by the coding sequence ATGAGTGATATAACCAATCCTGCCTTCAACTACGATGCACAAACACAAGACTATGCCGCGCATCGCCAAACCGACCCGCGCATAGCGGCATATATCCATAACGCACTAAGCAACGCCCATACCATACTCAACGTAGGAGCAGGGGCTGGCTCTTATGAGCCCGAGGATAAATACATTGTAGCGGTAGAGCCGTCTCTAAACATGCGCCTACAACGCTTGGAACAAAACCGAACACCTGCTATCAATGCCAAAGCCGATGCGCTGCCTTTTGATGATAATAGCTTTGATGCCTCTATGGCTACCATCACCGTACACCACTGGCCCGATGTGGCTAAAGGGCTACAAGAGATGCGCCGCGTTACCAAAGGTGCAGTAGCCATCCTCACCTTCGACCCCGATGCGCTGGATCGTTTTTGGAACAAAGAATACATGCAAGCCCTCATTAACGTTGAGCGTCAACGCTACCCTTCTATTGCCTCCATTACCAATGCGCTTGGTGGGCACTGTACGGTAGAAGAGCTACCCATACCACTCGACTGTGTTGATGGTTTTCAAGAAGCCTTCTATGGTAGGCCAGAGGCTTTCCTCAATAAGGAGGTAAGAAAATCACAATCGGCATGGGGCTTTTTACAAGCAGGAGAAGAGGAGCGTATAGTACAACGATTAGGTGAAGACCTAGCATCAGGTGAATGGGATAAAAAGTATAGCTCCTACAGAACTATGCCACAGCTTTTGGGTGGACTTAGACTTATTACTGCTCGCTAA
- a CDS encoding helix-turn-helix transcriptional regulator: MPQPLSKADKKELKKLGARFKAIREEKGLSQTDVAHAIGKDRQSISRLEQGDFNPSYLYMKQICEGLGVELSEVLG; encoded by the coding sequence ATGCCACAACCATTGAGCAAGGCGGATAAAAAAGAGTTGAAAAAACTAGGTGCGCGTTTTAAAGCAATACGCGAAGAGAAAGGTTTATCACAAACAGATGTGGCGCATGCTATTGGCAAAGACAGGCAATCTATATCCCGCTTAGAACAAGGAGACTTCAATCCATCTTACCTGTACATGAAACAGATATGTGAGGGCTTAGGAGTGGAATTGAGTGAAGTGCTGGGGTAA
- a CDS encoding terminase small subunit — translation MKTNPTHTATQQKHQTFVTQYLLTGDAVQAYTTAYPNAHGEAARAAASRLLARPEIATQIAQAQQQARSTAVAALEVVTSQHLQQEYVSIAEKRAILAKMIGGDWKRKRYINLRQRVELVEEGISNHALLRAIELDTKLAIMQEQLVAIEVKEEATEDIEEGSEEQIKRSIPFPKYGDKEAMRFWCNYHYGEGYYDKIATGDGTPANPLRPNTAASVNKT, via the coding sequence ATGAAAACCAATCCTACCCACACAGCTACACAGCAGAAACACCAAACATTCGTAACCCAATACCTGCTCACGGGCGATGCCGTGCAAGCCTATACGACAGCCTATCCCAATGCACATGGCGAGGCGGCAAGAGCCGCAGCATCGCGGTTACTAGCGCGCCCCGAAATAGCCACGCAAATAGCCCAGGCACAGCAGCAGGCACGCAGCACCGCGGTAGCTGCGCTGGAAGTCGTTACCAGCCAGCACTTACAACAGGAGTATGTCTCCATAGCAGAGAAGCGGGCGATACTCGCCAAGATGATAGGTGGCGACTGGAAACGAAAACGGTACATCAACCTGCGCCAGCGCGTAGAGCTGGTAGAAGAAGGCATTAGCAACCATGCCCTGCTGCGCGCCATAGAGCTGGATACCAAGCTCGCCATCATGCAAGAACAGCTGGTAGCCATAGAGGTAAAGGAGGAAGCAACAGAAGACATAGAAGAGGGCAGCGAAGAGCAGATAAAGCGCAGCATCCCCTTCCCCAAATATGGCGATAAAGAGGCCATGCGCTTCTGGTGCAATTATCATTACGGTGAGGGCTATTACGATAAAATAGCCACTGGCGATGGTACGCCCGCCAATCCGCTACGCCCCAATACAGCCGCCTCTGTTAACAAAACCTGA
- the eno gene encoding phosphopyruvate hydratase, whose protein sequence is MSFIANIHARQILDSRGNPTVEADVITSDGFRGRAAVPSGASTGKHEAAELRDNVKKEYMGKGVMKAVEFVNSSIADELYGFDITDQVGIDKAMIALDGTPNKKKLGANAILAVSLAAAKAAAQASGLSLYRYIGGANARTLPVPMMNILNGGAHADNKIDFQEFMVMPVGASSFSEGLRWGVEIFHHLKAVLKSKGYSTNVGDEGGFAPDIQSNEEAIETVLLAIKKAGYKAGTDVMIAMDAAISELYDAKSKKYVFHKSDNRKMTSAQVVDYWADWCKKYPIASIEDGMDEDDWKGWASITEKLGANTQLVGDDLFVTNVNRLSQGIEQGVGNALLVKVNQIGTLTETIEAVTMAQRAGYNTVMSHRSGETEDSTIADLAVALNCGQIKTGSASRSDRMAKYNQLLRIEEELGENAYYPGKDLKFGL, encoded by the coding sequence ATGAGTTTTATAGCTAACATTCATGCCCGTCAGATATTAGATAGTCGTGGCAACCCAACAGTAGAAGCAGATGTGATCACCAGCGATGGCTTTAGAGGCCGTGCAGCTGTGCCTTCGGGAGCCTCTACAGGAAAGCACGAGGCGGCAGAGCTTCGCGACAATGTGAAGAAAGAATATATGGGCAAGGGCGTGATGAAAGCAGTAGAATTTGTGAACTCTTCTATAGCTGATGAGCTATATGGTTTCGACATTACCGACCAAGTAGGTATCGACAAGGCTATGATAGCCCTAGACGGTACGCCTAATAAAAAGAAACTAGGTGCTAATGCGATACTTGCCGTGAGCTTGGCAGCAGCCAAAGCAGCAGCACAGGCATCGGGCCTTAGCCTATACCGCTACATAGGTGGTGCTAATGCAAGAACACTACCTGTGCCGATGATGAACATCTTGAACGGTGGTGCGCACGCGGATAACAAAATTGACTTCCAAGAGTTTATGGTAATGCCTGTGGGTGCTTCTTCTTTCAGCGAAGGGCTACGTTGGGGTGTGGAGATATTCCACCACCTAAAGGCGGTACTAAAGAGCAAAGGATATAGCACGAATGTAGGTGACGAAGGTGGTTTTGCACCGGATATCCAAAGCAATGAAGAAGCTATTGAAACTGTACTATTAGCCATCAAAAAAGCAGGCTACAAAGCAGGTACTGATGTAATGATAGCTATGGACGCTGCTATCAGTGAGCTATACGATGCTAAGAGCAAAAAATATGTATTCCACAAGAGCGATAATAGAAAAATGACCAGCGCACAAGTGGTAGACTACTGGGCAGATTGGTGTAAGAAATACCCAATCGCTTCTATAGAAGATGGTATGGATGAAGATGACTGGAAAGGATGGGCGAGCATTACAGAAAAGCTAGGTGCGAACACTCAATTGGTAGGTGACGATCTATTTGTTACTAATGTAAACCGTTTGAGCCAAGGTATAGAGCAAGGAGTAGGTAATGCACTACTAGTGAAAGTAAACCAGATAGGTACACTTACAGAAACTATTGAAGCGGTAACTATGGCACAGCGTGCGGGTTACAACACTGTAATGAGCCACCGTAGTGGTGAAACAGAAGATTCAACTATTGCTGACTTGGCAGTAGCGTTGAACTGCGGACAGATCAAAACAGGTTCTGCCTCTCGTAGCGATCGTATGGCGAAGTACAACCAACTATTAAGAATTGAAGAGGAGTTGGGAGAAAATGCCTATTATCCGGGAAAAGACCTTAAATTTGGTCTATAG
- a CDS encoding O-acetyl-ADP-ribose deacetylase → MSKITLIQGDITKIEVDAIVNAANTSLLGGGGVDGAIHRAGGEAILDACKDIRARQGKCKVGEAVITTAGKLPATFVIHTVGPVWNGKEKEEQLLANAYRNSLLLAVENNVRRIAFPNISTGIYRFPKDKAAVIATTEVKNFLANNEQLEEVIFVCFDNENYDLYQPLI, encoded by the coding sequence ATGTCAAAAATCACATTGATACAAGGCGACATTACTAAAATAGAAGTAGATGCTATTGTGAATGCTGCTAACACCTCTCTGCTAGGTGGTGGCGGTGTAGATGGTGCTATACACCGTGCAGGAGGTGAGGCCATACTCGATGCCTGTAAAGACATAAGAGCGCGACAAGGCAAATGCAAGGTAGGAGAAGCGGTTATCACCACAGCAGGAAAACTACCTGCCACCTTTGTGATACACACTGTAGGCCCTGTGTGGAATGGCAAAGAAAAAGAAGAACAACTATTAGCCAATGCTTATCGTAATAGTTTACTACTAGCCGTAGAGAACAATGTTCGCCGCATTGCCTTTCCTAATATAAGCACAGGTATCTATCGCTTCCCAAAAGATAAAGCTGCGGTAATAGCTACAACAGAGGTGAAAAACTTTTTAGCCAATAATGAACAACTAGAGGAAGTGATATTTGTGTGCTTTGATAACGAGAACTACGATTTGTATCAGCCACTTATTTAA
- a CDS encoding DinB family protein, producing the protein MNYAKSLLLLLSLSLLFTQCKEQQEQKAPSYTIAQEQIEVWDVAIEQVLELADAMPDELMNFRPHDSMRSFAEQLIHIGQSSEIITNLFLKDIPRPDNVPVINAANMTKADIKSYIKEKLEIARATMASMSNKELLNEEVTSFAGNKMTRLEGMQFVHDHLTNHKAKANLYMRLAGQIPPKYKYY; encoded by the coding sequence ATGAACTACGCAAAATCGCTTTTGTTATTACTTTCTTTAAGTTTACTTTTCACTCAATGCAAAGAACAGCAAGAACAAAAGGCGCCTAGCTACACCATTGCTCAAGAGCAGATAGAAGTATGGGATGTGGCCATAGAACAGGTACTGGAACTTGCAGATGCTATGCCTGATGAACTTATGAATTTCCGTCCACACGATAGCATGCGCAGTTTTGCAGAACAACTCATACACATCGGACAATCATCAGAAATAATTACAAACCTCTTCTTGAAAGACATACCTCGTCCTGACAATGTACCAGTGATCAATGCAGCCAATATGACAAAGGCGGATATTAAATCTTACATAAAAGAAAAACTAGAAATAGCCCGCGCTACTATGGCAAGCATGAGTAATAAAGAATTACTTAATGAAGAGGTCACTTCTTTTGCAGGTAATAAAATGACTCGTTTGGAAGGGATGCAATTTGTACACGACCACCTCACCAACCATAAAGCAAAAGCCAATTTATATATGCGTTTGGCAGGGCAGATACCGCCTAAATACAAATACTATTAA